From a region of the Actinomycetota bacterium genome:
- a CDS encoding Ig-like domain repeat protein: MRVPARRAAWIAATAGLLTAGLAMTAPPAFAAGTVTGCVTDKAGAPAVDVTVGVFTAVEALPDNPQHPGVDYQKLGVDIFADSTQAPSVAWPQTNAAGCFSISLPAGSYEFAFLDFVTRATPRYGLGWYGGGATGTGSDATVVAWQPERIDATAVTVADNGTVSLGTARLQDPVTLSGTISGRLAGLPRQYAGVAVYTDVHKVVTNSLRYPPYLTSDAGGNYAIGGFPVADANGAPLQYVLRYYDTRHGWPTDFVYGPGGGVQTELDNVNGPFLAFDDHGTTDPFDDTWVAGVSRLTFSTTPVDIDFTLPAVPTFITAFGANGTTATPGSPVTVSAHVERADQGAGDATSSPAGTVAFYDNGSLLTTQEVHLGTAAITITKLAAGAHAITARYLGQINQSYQFTSDEYAPSAMSSAVVVNGTAVAAQVGQDSKTAALPLLKSTAKKGKVKAGKKITLTVIVNRYGGGVATGKVTFKDGKKVLKKNVKIKHGKAAIKVKLKKGKHVISVGYSGDGTTLSGAAKLTIKAT, encoded by the coding sequence ATGCGAGTACCCGCTCGCCGCGCGGCATGGATCGCCGCGACGGCCGGCCTGCTGACCGCCGGCCTTGCCATGACCGCACCCCCGGCGTTCGCGGCGGGCACGGTGACCGGCTGCGTCACCGACAAGGCAGGCGCACCCGCGGTGGATGTCACGGTGGGCGTCTTCACGGCAGTCGAGGCACTCCCCGACAACCCGCAGCACCCCGGCGTGGACTACCAGAAACTCGGTGTCGACATCTTCGCCGACAGCACCCAGGCACCGTCGGTGGCGTGGCCGCAGACGAACGCCGCGGGCTGTTTCTCCATCAGCCTGCCGGCCGGGTCGTACGAGTTCGCGTTCCTCGACTTCGTGACCCGCGCAACCCCGCGCTACGGCCTTGGCTGGTACGGCGGCGGCGCAACCGGCACCGGGTCGGACGCCACGGTGGTGGCATGGCAACCGGAGCGGATCGACGCCACCGCGGTGACCGTGGCGGACAACGGCACCGTGTCGCTGGGCACCGCGCGACTGCAGGACCCCGTCACTCTCAGTGGCACGATCAGCGGCCGCCTCGCCGGCCTGCCGCGCCAGTACGCCGGCGTCGCGGTCTACACCGACGTCCACAAGGTGGTCACCAACAGCCTGCGCTACCCGCCGTACCTGACCTCTGACGCGGGCGGCAACTACGCGATCGGCGGTTTCCCCGTCGCCGACGCGAATGGGGCTCCGCTGCAATACGTCCTGCGCTACTACGACACCCGCCACGGCTGGCCGACGGACTTCGTCTACGGCCCCGGCGGCGGCGTGCAGACCGAATTGGACAACGTCAACGGGCCGTTCCTGGCCTTCGACGACCACGGCACCACGGATCCGTTCGACGACACCTGGGTTGCCGGGGTATCCCGGCTGACGTTCTCGACGACACCGGTGGACATCGACTTCACGTTGCCCGCCGTACCGACCTTCATCACCGCGTTCGGCGCCAACGGCACGACCGCGACCCCGGGATCGCCGGTCACGGTGTCGGCTCACGTCGAGCGGGCCGACCAGGGCGCCGGCGACGCAACCTCCAGCCCGGCCGGCACGGTTGCCTTCTACGACAACGGATCCCTGTTGACGACGCAGGAAGTCCACCTCGGTACGGCGGCGATCACGATCACCAAGCTCGCCGCCGGAGCGCACGCCATCACTGCTCGCTACCTCGGCCAGATCAACCAGTCCTACCAGTTCACGTCCGACGAGTACGCGCCCAGCGCGATGTCGTCCGCGGTCGTGGTGAACGGGACCGCCGTGGCCGCACAGGTCGGCCAGGACTCCAAGACCGCCGCCCTCCCGCTGCTGAAGTCCACCGCCAAGAAGGGCAAGGTCAAGGCCGGAAAGAAGATCACCCTCACCGTGATCGTCAACCGGTACGGCGGCGGCGTCGCCACCGGGAAGGTGACGTTCAAGGACGGCAAGAAGGTGCTGAAGAAGAACGTCAAGATCAAGCATGGCAAGGCCGCGATCAAGGTCAAGCTGAAGAAGGGAAAGCACGTGATCTCGGTGGGCTACTCCGGCGACGGCACCACCCTGTCCGGAGCCGCCAAACTCACCATCAAGGCAACCTAA
- a CDS encoding Ig-like domain repeat protein, producing the protein MRAVARRVLSVGAVLGVVAAGVVVATPAWAANGTVSGCVVDKNNAPIAGLTIGVYQAIETLPPDPVHPNDLYQRIGINAVGSETMAGVANPTTGANGCFSAALPNGQYDFAYLDFVTRSTPRYGLSWYAGAAGGLASQGTATPTVLPRIDATAVTVSQNVAIQLGTAKLQDAVSLSGVLTGRLAGFPRDRGGVVLYTDVHKVVMNTGYYAFPDTGSNGQYTIGGVPGVDANGNPIQYRVRFVDRRHGWPTDFLYGPNGGVQTELSNDDGPFLGFDNHGTDYPFDDTWVAGVTPVTLPTGPLNFSLPGVPTQITAFTSSSTSPAAGGSVTLSATVVRTDQDWNNLSQSPPGRVGFYDGTTLLGTSALATGRATYTASLPSGAHSLSARYLGEVNATTLAYTRDEYAPSTNSNAVTVTWGGGSGTSASTTTLASNPTSLARGGSFTLTATVGKAAGTPTGTVTFSATAPGSTSSFSLGSAALNTSGVATLTVNSGTSPAGSYTVAASYGGDATTTGSTATPITVTLTNGTTTTAATTTTLAASATSVTSGTAVTFTATVASSGGTPTGTVTFRDGSTTIGAGTLSGGTATFTTSALAVGSHSITAAYGGTTGYAASTSAARTVTVTSGGGTTSASTTTLTATPASLPRGGSFTLTATVSRAAGGTATGTVTFTAVAPGGYTFTLGTAALNASGVATLTINSGTSPAGTYTQRAAYGGNSTTSASTSGGTVTVTLT; encoded by the coding sequence ATGCGCGCAGTTGCGCGTCGTGTGTTGTCCGTGGGGGCCGTGCTCGGGGTCGTTGCCGCGGGGGTCGTGGTCGCCACGCCTGCCTGGGCTGCCAACGGCACCGTCAGCGGTTGCGTCGTCGACAAGAACAACGCCCCGATCGCGGGCCTCACCATCGGTGTCTACCAAGCGATCGAGACCCTGCCGCCGGACCCGGTGCATCCCAACGACCTGTACCAGCGCATCGGCATCAACGCCGTGGGGTCCGAGACGATGGCGGGAGTAGCCAACCCGACCACCGGAGCCAACGGCTGCTTCTCCGCCGCGCTTCCCAACGGGCAGTACGACTTTGCCTACCTCGACTTCGTCACCAGGTCGACGCCGCGGTACGGCCTGTCCTGGTACGCCGGGGCAGCCGGCGGCCTGGCGTCGCAGGGCACCGCGACCCCGACGGTGTTGCCGCGTATCGATGCGACCGCGGTGACGGTCTCGCAGAACGTCGCGATCCAGCTCGGCACAGCCAAACTGCAGGACGCGGTGTCGTTGTCCGGGGTCTTGACCGGCCGCCTTGCCGGATTCCCGCGCGACCGTGGTGGTGTCGTGCTCTACACCGACGTCCACAAGGTCGTGATGAACACCGGGTACTACGCCTTCCCGGACACCGGTTCCAACGGTCAGTACACGATCGGGGGGGTCCCGGGCGTCGACGCGAACGGCAACCCGATCCAGTACCGCGTGCGGTTCGTCGACCGCCGGCACGGCTGGCCGACGGATTTCCTCTACGGCCCCAACGGCGGCGTGCAGACCGAACTCAGCAACGACGACGGGCCGTTCCTCGGCTTCGACAACCACGGCACGGACTATCCGTTCGACGACACCTGGGTCGCCGGCGTCACTCCGGTGACGCTGCCGACCGGACCGTTGAACTTCTCGCTGCCCGGCGTCCCGACGCAGATCACCGCGTTCACGTCGTCGTCGACGTCGCCCGCGGCTGGTGGCTCGGTCACGTTGAGCGCCACCGTGGTTCGTACCGACCAGGACTGGAACAACCTGTCGCAGTCCCCGCCCGGCCGGGTCGGCTTCTACGACGGCACCACGCTGCTCGGGACGTCGGCCCTGGCCACGGGACGGGCGACGTACACCGCCAGCCTGCCGTCCGGCGCGCACTCGCTCAGCGCGCGGTACCTCGGCGAGGTCAACGCGACGACGTTGGCGTACACCCGTGACGAGTACGCGCCCAGCACGAACTCGAACGCGGTCACGGTGACGTGGGGCGGCGGGAGTGGGACGAGCGCGAGTACGACCACCCTGGCGTCCAACCCGACGTCGCTGGCCCGCGGCGGCAGCTTCACGCTGACCGCGACCGTCGGCAAGGCGGCCGGGACCCCGACCGGCACGGTGACCTTCTCGGCGACCGCGCCCGGCAGCACGTCCTCGTTCAGCCTCGGCTCGGCAGCGCTCAACACCAGCGGCGTCGCGACGCTGACGGTGAACTCCGGGACGTCGCCGGCCGGCAGCTACACCGTGGCGGCCAGCTACGGCGGGGACGCGACCACGACCGGCAGCACCGCGACGCCGATCACCGTGACGCTGACCAACGGCACGACGACCACCGCAGCGACGACCACGACGCTGGCAGCCTCGGCGACGTCGGTCACCTCCGGGACCGCGGTGACGTTCACAGCCACCGTCGCCTCCAGCGGCGGGACCCCCACGGGCACAGTCACTTTCCGGGACGGCTCGACGACGATCGGGGCCGGCACGCTCTCGGGCGGGACCGCGACGTTCACGACGTCGGCGCTCGCGGTCGGCTCGCACTCGATCACCGCGGCCTACGGCGGGACCACCGGCTACGCCGCCAGCACGTCGGCGGCGCGGACGGTCACGGTGACCTCGGGTGGCGGCACGACGTCGGCGTCCACGACCACGCTGACGGCCACCCCGGCGTCGCTCCCGCGCGGCGGCAGCTTCACCTTGACCGCGACGGTCAGCCGCGCCGCGGGCGGTACCGCAACCGGCACCGTGACCTTCACGGCGGTCGCCCCCGGCGGCTACACCTTCACCCTGGGCACGGCTGCACTGAACGCCAGCGGCGTCGCCACCCTGACGATCAACTCGGGGACGTCGCCGGCGGGGACGTACACGCAGCGGGCGGCGTATGGCGGCAATAGCACGACCTCGGCCAGCACCTCCGGCGGCACCGTCACGGTGACCCTGACGTAG
- a CDS encoding transglutaminase family protein: MSATYQVVHRTRYEYDDEVSASYGRMHLLPRTTPGQDCDGATLTVDPPPDVVTEHRDYFGNRSSYFEVTVPHRALQVTSTSTVTVHGRSGDHPLSRYDAPWERVRDGLDAGDDDPVAAREFTRPSPLVTASPALSAYAAGSFPAGRPIRACLTDLLTRIHTDFRYEPGVTTVTTTLDEVLRQRRGVCQDFSHLMIGGLRSLGLAARYVSGYVETRPPPGGSRLQGVDASHAWVSVALPGVGWLDLDPTNDQVVDDRYVTTAWGRDYGDVPPLKGVIFTESAESSLQVYVDMVRQD, from the coding sequence GTGAGTGCGACGTACCAGGTGGTGCACCGGACCCGCTACGAGTACGACGACGAGGTGTCGGCCAGCTACGGCCGGATGCACCTGCTGCCGCGGACCACGCCGGGCCAGGACTGCGACGGCGCAACGTTAACCGTCGACCCCCCACCAGACGTCGTCACCGAGCACCGCGACTACTTCGGCAACCGCTCCTCGTACTTCGAGGTGACCGTCCCCCATCGGGCGCTGCAGGTGACCTCGACCAGCACCGTCACGGTCCACGGCCGTAGCGGCGACCACCCGCTGTCGCGGTACGACGCGCCCTGGGAACGGGTCCGCGACGGACTCGACGCCGGCGACGACGACCCGGTCGCCGCGCGGGAGTTCACGCGACCGTCGCCACTGGTCACGGCGTCGCCGGCGCTGTCGGCGTACGCCGCCGGGTCGTTCCCGGCCGGGCGGCCGATCCGTGCCTGCCTCACCGACCTGCTGACCCGGATCCACACCGACTTCCGCTACGAGCCCGGCGTCACCACGGTCACCACCACCCTGGACGAGGTGCTGCGGCAGCGACGCGGCGTCTGCCAGGACTTCTCCCACCTGATGATCGGCGGCCTGCGCTCGCTGGGCCTGGCCGCTCGATACGTCAGCGGCTACGTCGAGACCCGGCCGCCGCCGGGCGGATCCCGGCTGCAGGGCGTCGACGCATCCCACGCGTGGGTATCCGTCGCGCTGCCCGGCGTGGGCTGGCTCGACCTGGATCCCACCAACGACCAGGTCGTCGACGACCGGTACGTCACCACGGCGTGGGGCCGTGACTACGGCGACGTGCCGCCGTTGAAGGGCGTGATCTTCACCGAGAGCGCCGAGAGTTCGCTGCAGGTGTACGTCGACATGGTCCGGCAGGACTGA